Proteins found in one Candidatus Effluviviaceae Genus I sp. genomic segment:
- a CDS encoding STAS domain-containing protein, protein MKIKADMDGDVVVVNLSGKLMGGPESEELRAEIKRLLDEGVRKFVINMKGVPWINSTGLGTLMAVYTSIQRSQGALRLCHVSDRIQSLFMITKLLTIFETFHDEGEAKASLGTAKGKA, encoded by the coding sequence TTGAAGATCAAGGCCGACATGGACGGAGACGTCGTCGTCGTGAACCTGTCCGGCAAGCTGATGGGCGGGCCTGAGAGCGAGGAGCTGCGAGCGGAGATCAAGAGGCTCCTCGACGAGGGAGTCAGGAAGTTCGTCATCAACATGAAGGGCGTGCCCTGGATCAACAGCACCGGGCTCGGCACGCTCATGGCGGTGTACACGAGCATCCAGAGAAGCCAGGGTGCGCTCAGGCTCTGCCACGTCTCGGACCGCATCCAGAGCCTCTTCATGATCACGAAGCTCCTCACGATCTTCGAGACCTTCCACGACGAGGGCGAAGCGAAGGCGAGCCTCGGGACGGCGAAGGGCAAAGCGTGA